The DNA window ggtgcctcgcttacgatcgcttcgtttaacgacgaaatcgtattacgatgaactttttgtgatcgcaaaatgatgttttctatgggggaatttccctttgcaatgatcggttccctgcttcaggaatcgagtctttgcaaaatgacgattttccaacagctgatctgcggtttcaaaatggccagcgggtaaataaaatggctccccgctgtgtttagggacggattcctcacaagacaggcagtgaaaatggccaccctatggaggatcttcgctggacggtgagttttaagcccatcggaacgcattaaacaagttttaatgcgtttctatgggatttttaattttgctttgcgatgttttcgttctgcagcgatttcgctggaacgaattaacatcgtaatgcgcggcaccactgtactgtatttttccatgtactgtataagacacaccccacttttctaacctaaaatctaagtggggcttagcaagtgtagggagaaagggatcaaagcattgcaggatggttttgatccctgctttctccctttgtgctaagccccgcggggcttagcaaaaggagggagaaggatcaaagcaatcctgcaactacgtaatcattttgatccctttcccccttatacagccatgggattgctttgatcctttccccctacacttgctaagccctatgggacttagtaagcGGAGGGGAAAaccatcctgcagcgctttgatccctgttttcccctccacttggtttttctctcctcagcttacttctgtgtataagatgaccctcaaatgttagtctaaaggttttagacaaaagtatagtcttatacatggaaaaatacggtattttcagCAAATGTGTGAGTTATAGTTTGTTTGACTACCTGATTAAGTGATATGAGCCTAGAGTAACAaccacactttttttccttccctcacaCAATGGCTTTGACAGTTCTATCCTGGTTTATTCAAAGCACAGTTCCAGATAGATTCAACCTGGGAAGCTATATGTATAACCACAGTATGAATGCAGGACTACCTCTGACCTGGAAAACTGAGTAAATTGTAAAGAAAGGATCTTGTCGCATCTCATTCTGAAAAGTGCTTACGTTTTATGAAGGgtgattatttattaatttaggCAAAAAGAGCTTTCAACATTGGGCATGATCCAGCCAAAATTAAGCTGTATTAGGTCTTGCTCATCTTGACAACAAAGATTAAAGCATATGTTTGCTCTTCAAGCACAAGCCATGTTTAACTTTGACTGGGTGTTTTTACTAATCATTGCCTGTAGTCATTTAAAACAGGGATGGACAAAGTACAGCCTTCTAGATGTACTGGATTGCAGCTCTCAGCATTCTTCATCATTAGTTCTGCTTGCTGGGCATACTGGGAGGTGCAGTCtttcagttctgactcatggtgaccttttccagggctttctaggtagagagtactcaagtggttttccattcccttcttctgggggcacttggaggctgtgcagcttgcccaagaccataccGGCTGGCTCTGGTCCCGGGAGGCCCTGTTGGAAATCAAACTGCCAATCTCTGGTCCACAGCTAGATAGCTAACAAGGTTTTCTTAAGGAATGCTGTGGATTTGAGAGCAGCTGGATAGCATTCTGCTGATGCTTTTACTGAAGAGGTGGTACTTGCCAGGTTGTTCCTTTTAGTGAGGCCAGCCCAAGGCACTGAGTGACCTTACCATAGATTAGCCTCCTTTCTGAAATAAGACGCGATTGACTCATCTCCGGACAAGGTGTTTGGGTGTGATGGTGAGCAGAGGCTGGGAAGGGTTCTGGCCCCTGGAAAACTTATCAAGGATGAAAAAATTGTCAAATTATATTGTTTCAAAATATATAGATTGTCTTCTAAGACCTTACCGTCCAAAGTCTAGCAGTTACTATTAAGGTACTGTTTTTCTTTCGATAGAATGAAAACACCTTATGTCCCAGACTGAGGAATGCAAAAGTGGAAGATCTCTGGAGCCTGACCAACTTCTTCGGGTTTTCCACAGAAACATTCGTCCTGGCTGTCAACATTCTGGACAGATTCCTTGCACTTATGAAGGTATCTGGGAACAGAAGGAATTCAATTGTGTCCATATCATGTAAACTCTCTGTCATTTTTACAGTTTTGGACTACATCAAATTGTTAGTCCCAGTTAGAATGGACTTGTTCTTATACATTGAAATTTCCTGAGTGTTGATTTTCCAAGTTTCCATTGTTTGAGTGGCTCTGCTCTAGTTGAGATTAATCACTGGATGTAGGACACTGACGCTTGTTTTGGATTTTCAGGCTATACATCTGGAACAAGTCCATGATAAACTGATTTCAAAGTTACATTTATGACAGATTACAAGTTTAGTAAATGTATGTGAGATGTTTGGAGTATCTCAACATTTCATCCATTTTTACCAGTCCTCggctttttccccaaaagatgAACCATGACTATGTTATCCTTTTTAATGTcatctactgattttttttcctgattgccAGCAGGGGGCACAGAGCACTTAGAATTATGTTCTGGCCTTCCCACGGCTGAGCCTCGTTTTCTGATGTTAGGGTCTTATTTTACGAGTCAACACAATTTTTAAATGCTCCTATTTGTTCATAATATTtctatgccacatttctcctacaggacccaaggcagcttaaagtaataaaagaaacaaagttaaaaaaacaaatgacattattacaatagtaaaaaaaaaaaattaaacaagtgtcTTGTAACTCATAATAAGAGCAAGATTAAAAATAGAAGTAAAACacttaaaggaaagcctgcctgaagagaaaggtctcccatCTACTTAAGGGAGGACAGCAAAGAGTCTGGGAGCAggcaccgagaaggccctctcctgtgtccccaccaaatgcacctataAAGGTGGTAAGGCCAAGAtataaaggcctctcctgatgatcttaatgcccggttaggctcataaagggagacgaTAGATCATTTGGCATCCAGTGGACCTTTTCATAATCGTCCTTTCATTCTCTCTAGGTGAAACCCAAGCATTTGTCCTGTATTGGAGTTTGCTGTTTTCAGCTGGCTGCCCAGGTGGTCGAAGAGGAATGCAACATTCCGTCCCTCCATGATGTCATTCGGATCAGCCAATGTAAATGCACTGCCTCTGACCTGAAGCGGATGGAAAAAATAATCTCAGAAAAACTGCACTTTGAATTCAAAGCTACTACTGCCTTAACCTTTTTGCACTTGTACCATACTATTGTACTCTGTCATACCTCAGAAAGGTATGTGTTGAATCAATCTCCATTCATGGTTTCAGTAGATTCACCTTCAAGTCCTTGCTTTCCCATCTCGGTCTTGCTGATTTGAAGCAACTGCAGGCCTTCTGGTGCTTGTTGACATATTTTTGTATAATGTCTATTCTGGCATGGCAGGATTAGACAATATGGCCAagctctgggggtggggggcagtgcTTAAATCCTCTTTTAAACGTGAGTGAACTTGTACCCCCACAGCTATAATTTATCTTCTCTATCCCCCTGCATGTCCCCTTCTCTGTTCTGGAGGATCTCCCAACCGACCAGAGCAGATGTGTGGAACTGTGATGCTGCTGATTTAGTCTGCTAGTGTTGACTATTCTGTTAACAGAATTATATTGCTGAATAAGATAGATTAATCTCTATATAGAATGAGTGGGGCAACTGTGATGTGTAAAGAGCTAGGAAGACTGATTGGACTATTCTACAATTTATTTTGTGacagcttgcttatttatttatttatttacttaacttaCAGCCCTACTATTCTAGATGGTTGGCAAGCCATTAAAACCGAACTTAGCAAACAATAGCACTAAATCACAACACAAATAGCCGCAACAAAGCATAAAAACCTGTGGCACAAAGATTTTCACAATAGAGCTGCTTGCTTTTTTTATAGTAGGGTTTTTTGTAAAAGTGTTTGCTTCTTGTTTCATTATAGAAAAGAATTGTTGAACCTTGACAAACTGGAAGCACAACTTAAAGCTTGCAACTGCCGACTTGtcttttcaaaagcaaaagtAAGTCTTGGAGATGGGCTTCTCAGCAGGTGAACGTTGGCATCTAGTAATGAATCACTGAGCTGAACATGGTTTTGTGTACTTTCAGCCATCCATCTTGGCTCTGTGCCTTCTCTCTTTGGAAGTGCAGACTCTGAAATCCATGGAACTGTTTGAGATTGTTCTATATGTGCAGAAGCATTCAAAGGTAAGAGATAAAACTGTAACGTTTCCCCTtgaaataagacaggttcttatattaagttttgcttcaaaaacgcattagggcttattttcaggggatgttttaattttttcatgtacaacaattctAAATTTATTCATATACTGTCATGTTaccttcttttggttgctgcacaagggtggagggcaggctttcacttaactacaACTTAATTTTTGAGTAGGGCTTatgttacgagcatcctgaaaaatcatgctagggcttattttcaggttaggtcttatttttgtggaaacagggtACTTTATTTCTCTTATGCCTGGCAGTCTTAATGCTGTCTACAGAATGCCTCTCTTGAAACGGTAATGGGATTCTTCAAGTAACGCCGTTCCCATGTACAAATGTGAGGTAGATTCCCAAAGTCAGGTAGTCAGAACTTTCCGTCAGTGTTGTTCAGacagcctccagatgttttagaaaaATATAATAAGAACTTGTAAAGTAAGTAGTTCCCATTATAACTTACCTTGTGCGGGGCAACCTTCAGACTGCAATTCTGCTGAGTCTTATTTGAACACAATTCCACTGaaatccatgtacagtggtgcctcccttgacgatgttaattcattccagcaaaatcgctgtagagcaaaaagaTTGTCAAATTAAACGAAAAAAcctattgaaacacattgaaaaccgttcagtgcgttccaatgggctgaatacctgcttgtccagcgaagatcctccatacggcggccattttcggtccctgtaaagcgaggaatccgtcctagaaaacagcgaggggccattttcttcagccggcggccattttgaaacccgacaatcagctgtttgctgattgtcataaggcaaaaattggttcccaaagcagggaaccgatcattaaacgaaaaaaaaccatttaaaactcgtttttgcgatcacaaaaaacctaatcgtatagcgatttcctcgttaagcgaggcaccactgtactgtttcaaGCAAATGTTTACCATCTGGTACACCTTCCGTCTGTGCTCtctgtgcttatttttaaataaatgttctgtgtgtgtgtgtgtgtgtgtgatttatgcAGAGGTCAGTGTGGCTAACGTAGTACGCATTTGTAGCAGAGTTCTTTTTCTTGAAAggttaaataaatgtgtttttttttaattagataaGTGATAGCGACTTAATCTATTGGAGAGATCTGGTCTCGAAATGCTTAGCAGATTACTCTTCCCCAGCCTGCTGCAAGCCAGACCATAAAAAGCTAGTTTGGATTGTTTCAAGACGCACTGCCCAGAATCTTCAAAACAGCTACTACAGTGTTCCTGAGTTGCCCACAATCCCCGAGGTTGGATGCTTTGATGGAAGTGAAAGGTAAGTAAAACCACACTGGGTTTTCTCTGACTAACTGGCCATGTTGAAATAATAACAGCTGATGTGACGGAATCGTATCTTTTTCTGAGAGCTATAATATAAGGATTTGTGTTAATGGCCATCATATTTTACCGGTCTTgttagtatttttaaaagatagagTGCCATTCATTTAATTTGAAAAATGATGGGTAGCAGAATCCATAACCTGATTGTATTATGGATGTACAAGGTACCTTATATTTGTTCATGGGGCTAGAGGAAGCAGTAGTATAAACAAGTGCATTTAGTCTCTTTAGTCTCATTAGTCTCTTCACAAGCTTTTAGCTTCaggtaagccgccccgagtagacatagtctagaggggaggggtataaatttaatagatagatagatagatagatagatagatagatagatagatagatagatagatagatagatagatagatagatagggtaCAATAACATTGGCTTTACTGGCTGAGGGATCCGAGAGTTGATGTCCAATACATCTGGAGGATCAAAGTTTGGGaactatttctttaaaacaattgTAGGTTGGTGTCAGTTTCTCTTCCACAGTGTTCCCCCAGTGAATTCTAAATCTGCAGAATAGCTATACATACTAACAGCTAATTAACTAAGCCATCTTAAGTGATCCTGAGTATGTACTCTTGCTTAAGCAACTTTTGAGGTTCTTGCAGGATCAGATAAAGCTTCAGTCTAATGTCCCATATCAGGAATCTCAGGAACCAGCTGGTGCTGGGTGTGGTCCACAAGGAATTTGTCAGGGGATCAGAGTCTTTTGGCTTCATTCCGTCTTCTAAATACATGGGGCCAGTGAGTAGGAAAGAATCTGCTCCCAGCTGCTCTGTAGTTTAAATAGATGACAGATGCACGCATGTCTGCCCTTCAATGTGTATGCTGGAGGTATCTATTCAAGTTCAGAACATCTGCTTGAAAAGCTGTCCTGTATGACTGGGCATGTTTTGGCCCATCACACATTTTAAGGCTATGAGCTCAAGGGATACCGTTGGATTTAATAAGAAATATTGCCCAAAtgttcccctccaaaaaaaaagtttggagcTGCTGTTACTATTAGTTGAAGTTATACCCCGTTGCTGGTTCTGAAGCAAAGATTCAGCTGGCGAACTGTCCCTTTTAAGATAGTGTTGGCTACATCcaacatgtatgcatgtatgcgcACTATTTTTGCAGTAGCTGTACAGTCTTGTCTCTTGTTTAACTGAGGAAAACCTTGGTTAGCAGATAGTTCTACAGGAGTAGTCTGTAAATAGCCTGGTGTCCAATAATGAATGTGGCTACTCAGTGAACAATTTGGAAAGGTGTTCTCTGCTGCAGAGATTTTTGAGAAAACCACCTTATCCATCATTTCAGTCTGAGGAAGATATATGTACTTTGGGTTAGCTAGTTTGTTTTGATGCACCAGCTTGTGCCTTAGCTGGTGTAAGGCCAGGAAAATTAATGCCCTGAAATTGTTCTACTCTTCTGGCATGTGGAGGAATAGATTGTTTTGCCTTTTAGCTGCCATTTCATTTGTTTACTGAGCTGGAGGTTGTGATGATTGCTTTTTCTACAGCAAGCACAGAGTCTAAGTTAGCTGGTAGAGTAAGGACCAACTGGTCTGTCCCTTCTTAATCAGCCCACTCAGTTGACTTCATGAAATTCCTTGTCCCCTTGAATGGCCAACCAAATAGGTAAACACAAAGCTGGCACAGGCGACCAAGGTGTGGCATTGTGTTGAAAGTGCTGGATCTTAATGGAATTAAGGTTTTATAATCTTTTGTAGTACCTGCATAAAATGTGAAGCCAATCACTAGTCCAAAAATTCTGAAATCTTTACAGAGCCAGTAACAAAATTGTGTCTGAAAATGTTATTGATATATATATGATTGCCTGCAGACCTTGATGGAAACTGACAGGGTGTAATAAATGCTGAGATGTTGGTAAAGTAGTGTAAATAATGCAGTCTGCACGC is part of the Pogona vitticeps strain Pit_001003342236 chromosome 5, PviZW2.1, whole genome shotgun sequence genome and encodes:
- the CCNG2 gene encoding cyclin-G2 isoform X1: MKMKDTGIEEQMNSWLFKQLKLHLEQEWKYQPREKGLSLIECTAENENTLCPRLRNAKVEDLWSLTNFFGFSTETFVLAVNILDRFLALMKVKPKHLSCIGVCCFQLAAQVVEEECNIPSLHDVIRISQCKCTASDLKRMEKIISEKLHFEFKATTALTFLHLYHTIVLCHTSERKELLNLDKLEAQLKACNCRLVFSKAKPSILALCLLSLEVQTLKSMELFEIVLYVQKHSKISDSDLIYWRDLVSKCLADYSSPACCKPDHKKLVWIVSRRTAQNLQNSYYSVPELPTIPEVGCFDGSESEDSSEDMSCGEESLSSSPSDLEGTFFFDLKPKSKWQPLTFDPVC
- the CCNG2 gene encoding cyclin-G2 isoform X2; this encodes MKDTGIEEQMNSWLFKQLKLHLEQEWKYQPREKGLSLIECTAENENTLCPRLRNAKVEDLWSLTNFFGFSTETFVLAVNILDRFLALMKVKPKHLSCIGVCCFQLAAQVVEEECNIPSLHDVIRISQCKCTASDLKRMEKIISEKLHFEFKATTALTFLHLYHTIVLCHTSERKELLNLDKLEAQLKACNCRLVFSKAKPSILALCLLSLEVQTLKSMELFEIVLYVQKHSKISDSDLIYWRDLVSKCLADYSSPACCKPDHKKLVWIVSRRTAQNLQNSYYSVPELPTIPEVGCFDGSESEDSSEDMSCGEESLSSSPSDLEGTFFFDLKPKSKWQPLTFDPVC